In Saccharothrix violaceirubra, the following are encoded in one genomic region:
- a CDS encoding PP2C family protein-serine/threonine phosphatase has translation MAQGYRQGADTGLDPESWRRLVDGFDEAVVVVDPAGVVRLANPLAATLFRPGMPEGRRLDLGGGWTAWFRARADFLERASQRLAVLTDRAETLHAIVELAPADHAVVVVPGSRGRLEWWRRTAAGAQVGRTTRQAASAVPGLAEALAGVPGPVEVDALGDLPWGATEAPGVAVSLGGGGALVLFGAGDAELTRRFAERSAAALDAAVRFGERERTVEVLRAPLLPPALPEIAGVRLARLYEPAHRRDLVGGDFYDVHPREDGGAVFVLGDVAGNGLDAAVHAGRVRQSLHTLLLVEQRPARLLALLDTALRAAGSRLFTTLVAGSLVPVQAGGLRLVLAAGGHPAPLVLRADGRVDEIAVHGGIVGVLPEARFNQTAVLLAPGDTLLLYSDGVTEARAHDDRQELFGDKRLRTALADCAGLPAEAVAEHLRRVVFGWLGDAEHDDVTMLVVQAEP, from the coding sequence ATGGCCCAGGGCTACCGGCAAGGCGCCGACACGGGCCTCGACCCGGAGTCCTGGCGCCGGCTCGTCGACGGCTTCGACGAAGCCGTCGTGGTCGTCGACCCCGCCGGCGTCGTCCGGCTGGCCAACCCGCTCGCCGCGACACTGTTCCGCCCCGGCATGCCCGAGGGCCGGCGGCTCGACCTCGGCGGCGGCTGGACCGCGTGGTTCCGGGCGAGGGCGGATTTCCTGGAACGCGCGTCGCAGCGCCTGGCCGTGCTCACCGACCGCGCCGAGACGCTGCACGCGATCGTCGAACTCGCCCCCGCCGACCACGCCGTGGTCGTGGTGCCCGGCAGCCGGGGCCGGCTGGAGTGGTGGCGGCGCACGGCGGCGGGCGCGCAGGTCGGCCGCACCACCCGCCAGGCCGCGTCCGCCGTGCCCGGCCTGGCCGAGGCCCTCGCGGGCGTGCCGGGACCGGTCGAGGTCGACGCGCTCGGCGACCTGCCGTGGGGCGCGACTGAGGCACCCGGTGTCGCCGTGTCGCTGGGCGGCGGCGGCGCGCTGGTGCTGTTCGGCGCGGGCGACGCGGAGTTGACGCGGCGGTTCGCCGAGCGGTCGGCGGCGGCGTTGGACGCGGCCGTGCGGTTCGGCGAGCGCGAACGCACCGTCGAGGTGCTGCGGGCGCCCCTGCTGCCGCCCGCCCTGCCGGAGATCGCGGGCGTGCGACTGGCCCGGCTGTACGAGCCCGCGCACCGGCGGGACCTGGTCGGCGGCGACTTCTACGACGTGCACCCGCGTGAGGACGGCGGCGCGGTGTTCGTGCTCGGCGACGTGGCGGGCAACGGGTTGGATGCGGCCGTGCACGCCGGGCGGGTGCGGCAGAGCCTGCACACGCTGTTGCTGGTGGAACAACGCCCGGCGCGGCTGTTGGCGTTGCTGGACACGGCATTGCGCGCGGCGGGCAGCAGGTTGTTCACGACGCTGGTCGCCGGTTCCCTGGTGCCCGTGCAGGCGGGCGGCCTGCGGCTGGTCCTGGCGGCGGGCGGCCACCCGGCGCCCCTCGTGCTGCGGGCCGACGGCCGGGTCGACGAGATCGCGGTGCACGGCGGCATCGTCGGCGTGCTGCCGGAGGCGCGGTTCAACCAGACGGCCGTGCTGCTCGCGCCGGGGGACACCCTGCTGCTCTACAGCGACGGGGTGACCGAGGCCCGCGCCCACGACGACCGGCAGGAACTGTTCGGTGACAAGCGTTTGCGCACCGCCCTGGCCGACTGCGCGGGCCTGCCGGCCGAGGCGGTGGCCGAACACCTGCGCCGCGTGGTGTTCGGCTGGCTCGGCGACGCGGAGCACGACGACGTGACGATGCTGGTGGTGCAGGCCGAGCCGTGA
- the pcaH gene encoding protocatechuate 3,4-dioxygenase subunit beta, which translates to MTRTSNTPAYRRDPASQPPVRWPDYRSNALRAPARPLTLLPQRLGEITGPLLGEGRVRPGDDDLTAGHAGEPQGQRITVAGRVLDGDGRPVRNALVEVWQANAGGRYRHDGDRHPAPLDPNFTGVGRTLTDDDGGYSFTTIQPGAYPWRNHHNAWRPAHIHFSLFGTAFTQRLVTQMYFPGDPLFPFDPIVNSVRDPRAREALIARFDLDSTVPEWSLGYRWDIVLRGTDPTPMGDDDDD; encoded by the coding sequence GTGACCCGTACTTCGAACACCCCCGCCTACCGGCGCGACCCGGCGTCCCAGCCGCCGGTGCGGTGGCCCGACTACCGGTCCAACGCGTTGCGCGCGCCCGCGCGGCCGTTGACCCTCCTGCCGCAGCGGCTCGGCGAGATCACCGGGCCGCTGCTGGGGGAGGGCCGGGTCCGGCCGGGCGACGACGACCTCACCGCCGGGCACGCGGGCGAGCCGCAGGGCCAGCGGATCACGGTCGCCGGCCGCGTGCTCGACGGCGACGGCCGCCCGGTGCGCAACGCGCTGGTCGAGGTCTGGCAGGCCAACGCGGGCGGGCGGTACCGGCACGACGGCGACCGGCACCCGGCACCGCTGGACCCGAACTTCACCGGCGTCGGGCGCACGCTCACCGACGACGACGGCGGCTACTCGTTCACCACGATCCAGCCCGGCGCCTACCCGTGGCGCAACCACCACAACGCGTGGCGGCCCGCGCACATCCACTTCTCCCTGTTCGGCACCGCGTTCACCCAGCGCCTGGTCACCCAGATGTACTTCCCCGGCGACCCGCTGTTCCCGTTCGACCCGATCGTCAACTCGGTCCGGGACCCGCGGGCCCGGGAGGCGTTGATCGCGCGGTTCGACCTCGACTCCACCGTGCCCGAGTGGTCGCTGGGCTACCGCTGGGACATCGTGCTGCGCGGCACCGACCCGACGCCGATGGGGGACGACGACGATGACTGA
- the pcaG gene encoding protocatechuate 3,4-dioxygenase subunit alpha: MTELRTTPAQTVGPFFAIGLPWDDGPFVVDEGTPGAFTVAGRVLDGVGDPVPDALVEVWQADPDGRFDHPDDPRGAVSRPGFRGFGRSATDDDGRWSVRTVKPGPLPTPDGRTEAPHLNLSVLCRGVLVRLVTRVYFPDEDNSADPVLESLADAERATLVAAAVDAGYRFDIHLQGERETVFFEL; the protein is encoded by the coding sequence ATGACTGAACTCCGGACCACCCCGGCCCAGACCGTCGGACCGTTCTTCGCCATCGGCCTGCCATGGGACGACGGCCCGTTCGTCGTCGACGAGGGCACGCCCGGCGCGTTCACCGTCGCCGGCCGGGTGCTCGACGGCGTCGGCGACCCGGTCCCGGACGCCCTGGTCGAGGTCTGGCAGGCCGACCCCGACGGCCGGTTCGACCACCCCGACGACCCGCGCGGCGCCGTGTCCCGGCCCGGTTTCCGGGGCTTCGGGCGCAGCGCGACCGACGACGACGGCCGGTGGTCGGTGCGCACCGTCAAACCCGGACCGCTGCCCACGCCCGACGGTCGGACCGAGGCGCCTCACCTGAACCTGTCGGTGTTGTGCCGGGGCGTGCTGGTCCGGCTGGTCACCCGCGTGTACTTCCCGGACGAGGACAACTCCGCCGACCCGGTGCTCGAGTCGCTCGCCGACGCCGAGCGGGCCACGCTGGTCGCCGCGGCCGTCGACGCCGGCTACCGCTTCGACATCCACCTGCAAGGGGAGCGCGAAACTGTCTTCTTCGAGCTCTGA
- a CDS encoding class-II fumarase/aspartase family protein translates to MEAELGDHAWVRAMLDFERALAHAQDAPDVVVAIDALVPDPADLGRAAPVSGTPVVPLVGAIRAALPPDRRAAVHRGATSQDVVDTALSLVASRSLRPILAGLDAVADECARLARDHRDTLITGRTLGQHALPTTFGYKCAGWLVAVHEAADGLRRARDRLAVQFGGAVGTLAAAPADVTDRLAADLGLAAPTLPWHTDRTRIAGLAGALGTAAGVLGKIAGDVVLLAQTEVAEVAEGAGGTSSTMPHKHNPIRAVLVSACARRVPGLVASVLSAMAHEHERATGSWHAEWRPVTESLSAVGGAVLGTRELLSGLVVDVDRMRRNLDLTDGLLLAERVAAHVGADTVAELVRAGLPLREALAARTALSEHEIAHLLDPAAYTGHAGAFVDRALAAHRGRTRP, encoded by the coding sequence GTGGAGGCCGAACTCGGTGACCACGCGTGGGTGCGCGCGATGCTCGACTTCGAGCGCGCGCTGGCCCACGCCCAGGACGCACCGGACGTCGTCGTCGCGATCGACGCCCTGGTGCCCGACCCGGCCGATCTCGGTCGGGCGGCGCCGGTCAGCGGTACCCCTGTCGTACCGCTGGTCGGCGCCATCCGGGCGGCCCTGCCGCCCGACCGGCGCGCGGCCGTGCACCGCGGCGCCACGAGCCAGGACGTCGTCGACACGGCGCTGTCCCTGGTCGCGTCCCGGTCGTTGCGGCCGATCCTGGCCGGGCTCGACGCCGTCGCCGACGAGTGCGCCCGGCTGGCCCGCGACCACCGCGACACCCTGATCACCGGCCGCACGCTCGGGCAGCACGCCCTGCCGACCACGTTCGGGTACAAGTGCGCGGGCTGGCTGGTCGCCGTCCACGAGGCCGCCGACGGGCTGCGCCGGGCGCGCGACCGCCTGGCCGTGCAGTTCGGCGGCGCGGTCGGCACGCTCGCCGCCGCGCCCGCCGACGTCACCGACCGGCTCGCCGCCGACCTCGGACTGGCCGCGCCCACGCTGCCGTGGCACACCGACCGCACGCGGATCGCCGGACTCGCGGGCGCCCTCGGCACGGCCGCCGGGGTGCTGGGCAAGATCGCGGGCGACGTCGTGCTGCTCGCCCAGACCGAGGTGGCCGAGGTCGCCGAGGGCGCGGGCGGGACGTCGTCGACCATGCCGCACAAGCACAACCCGATCCGCGCGGTGCTCGTGTCGGCGTGCGCCCGGCGGGTGCCCGGCCTGGTCGCCTCGGTCCTGTCGGCGATGGCGCACGAGCACGAGCGGGCCACCGGCTCGTGGCACGCGGAGTGGCGGCCGGTCACCGAGTCGCTCAGCGCGGTCGGCGGTGCGGTCCTGGGCACGCGGGAGCTGCTGTCCGGCCTGGTCGTGGACGTGGACCGGATGCGCCGCAACCTCGACCTCACCGACGGGCTGCTGCTGGCCGAACGGGTGGCCGCGCACGTCGGCGCCGACACGGTCGCGGAACTGGTCCGCGCCGGCCTACCGTTGCGCGAGGCACTGGCCGCCCGCACGGCCTTGTCCGAGCACGAGATCGCGCACCTGCTCGACCCGGCCGCGTACACCGGGCACGCGGGCGCGTTCGTCGACCGCGCGCTGGCCGCGCACCGGGGGAGGACCCGACCGTGA
- the pcaD gene encoding 3-oxoadipate enol-lactonase: MRPHHTLDGPPDAPVVVLGPSLGTTTALWEPQLDALTGHFRVLRYDHRGHGGSPAATGPFRIDDLAEDVLELLDGLGIAKASYCGVSLGGMVGMWLAGHAPERVDRLALLCTTAAFATSRPWTDRAAAVRSNGTGSIASAVVSRWFTPEFRDRAPETVRAFETALSTVDDESYAGCCEALAALDLRPVLPAIEAPTVVVSGASDEATPPAWQRAIADAVPDAKLVGVPGAHLAGVESAAEVTAVLLDHLVRS; the protein is encoded by the coding sequence GTGAGACCGCACCACACGCTCGACGGTCCGCCGGACGCCCCGGTCGTCGTCCTCGGCCCGTCGCTGGGCACCACGACCGCGCTGTGGGAACCGCAGCTCGACGCGTTGACCGGGCACTTCCGCGTGCTGCGCTACGACCACCGCGGGCACGGCGGCAGCCCGGCCGCGACCGGGCCGTTCCGGATCGACGACCTCGCCGAGGACGTGCTGGAACTGCTCGACGGCCTGGGCATCGCCAAGGCGTCCTACTGCGGGGTGTCGCTGGGCGGCATGGTGGGCATGTGGCTGGCCGGCCACGCGCCCGAACGCGTCGACCGCCTGGCGCTGCTGTGCACGACGGCCGCGTTCGCCACGTCCCGGCCTTGGACGGACCGGGCGGCGGCGGTTCGTTCGAACGGCACGGGGTCGATCGCGTCCGCCGTCGTGTCCCGCTGGTTCACCCCGGAGTTCCGCGACCGCGCGCCGGAGACCGTGCGCGCCTTCGAGACCGCACTGTCCACTGTGGATGACGAGAGCTACGCGGGGTGCTGCGAGGCGTTGGCCGCACTGGACCTCCGTCCCGTTCTGCCCGCCATCGAGGCGCCGACGGTCGTCGTGTCCGGCGCGTCCGACGAGGCGACGCCGCCCGCGTGGCAGCGCGCGATCGCCGACGCCGTCCCGGACGCCAAGCTGGTGGGCGTGCCCGGCGCGCACCTGGCCGGCGTCGAGTCGGCGGCCGAGGTCACCGCCGTGCTGCTCGACCACCTGGTGCGGTCGTGA
- the pcaC gene encoding 4-carboxymuconolactone decarboxylase, whose translation MNDGERVRREVLGDEHVDRARARADDFTADFQDLITRYAWGEIWTRPGLDRRTRSCVTLAMLAALGHETELEMHVHAALRNGLTRDEIKEVLLQVAVYAGVPAANRAFAVAQRALGGA comes from the coding sequence GTGAACGACGGGGAGCGGGTCCGCCGCGAGGTGCTCGGCGACGAGCACGTGGACCGGGCGCGGGCCCGTGCCGACGACTTCACGGCCGACTTCCAGGACCTCATCACCCGGTACGCGTGGGGCGAGATCTGGACGCGTCCGGGTCTGGACCGGCGGACGCGCTCGTGCGTCACGTTGGCGATGCTGGCGGCCCTGGGCCACGAGACCGAGCTGGAGATGCACGTCCACGCCGCGTTGCGCAACGGGCTGACCCGGGACGAGATCAAGGAAGTGCTGCTGCAGGTCGCCGTGTACGCGGGCGTGCCGGCGGCGAACCGCGCGTTCGCCGTCGCGCAACGCGCCCTCGGCGGGGCGTAG
- a CDS encoding GNAT family N-acetyltransferase: MTTSGVTTRYLMRPGRAADRPQIANLVRARAAWMRDVGFGRWVGWDRNADELASQAGSGRWPTWVLCSGDRDVLGVTTAAVDTPDLGWGAEERAESAIFLQSTATDPRFARRGLGMIIAFWALDQAAREGRAWVRRGVLTIGRDNRGLVRYYRTQGWRIVRAVPHPRKHGVTVWSLQRPAERQPELGEFVAW; encoded by the coding sequence GTGACGACCTCCGGGGTGACGACCAGGTACCTGATGCGCCCGGGTCGAGCCGCGGACCGACCGCAGATCGCGAACCTCGTCCGTGCGCGGGCGGCCTGGATGCGCGACGTGGGTTTCGGCAGGTGGGTGGGCTGGGATCGCAACGCCGACGAGTTGGCGAGCCAGGCCGGAAGCGGGCGGTGGCCCACCTGGGTCCTGTGTTCCGGTGATCGCGACGTCCTGGGAGTCACCACGGCCGCGGTCGACACACCCGATCTCGGGTGGGGCGCGGAGGAGCGGGCCGAGAGCGCGATCTTCCTCCAGTCGACGGCCACGGACCCCCGGTTCGCGCGACGAGGTCTGGGGATGATCATCGCGTTCTGGGCGCTCGACCAGGCCGCACGAGAGGGGCGTGCCTGGGTGCGTCGTGGAGTGCTGACGATCGGCCGGGACAACCGGGGACTCGTCCGCTACTACCGGACGCAGGGATGGCGGATCGTGCGGGCCGTTCCTCATCCGAGGAAGCACGGGGTGACCGTGTGGTCGTTGCAGAGGCCGGCCGAGCGGCAACCCGAACTCGGCGAGTTCGTGGCGTGGTGA
- a CDS encoding MOSC domain-containing protein yields MGTVIAVSGSGQYTFTKPTRDEVLLVAGLGVDGDAHQGTTVKHRSRVRRDPTAPNLRQVHLMHAELHDELTADGSPVGPGQLGENVTTRGVDLLGLPTGTRLRLGADAVVEVTGLRNPCVQIENFQPGLLKKVLHTAADGTVVRRAGIMSVVLVGGTVRPGDAIEVELPTGTHEPLRPV; encoded by the coding sequence ATGGGGACCGTGATCGCGGTGAGCGGCAGCGGGCAGTACACGTTCACCAAGCCGACCCGGGACGAGGTCCTCCTCGTGGCCGGTCTCGGGGTCGACGGGGACGCGCACCAGGGCACGACGGTCAAGCACCGGTCCCGCGTCCGCCGCGACCCGACCGCACCCAACCTGCGCCAGGTCCACCTGATGCACGCCGAACTCCACGACGAGCTGACCGCCGACGGCAGTCCCGTCGGCCCCGGCCAGTTGGGCGAGAACGTCACGACGCGCGGCGTCGACCTGCTCGGGTTGCCCACCGGCACCCGGCTGCGGCTGGGCGCGGACGCGGTCGTCGAGGTGACCGGCCTGCGCAACCCGTGCGTGCAGATCGAGAACTTCCAGCCCGGCCTGCTCAAGAAGGTCCTGCACACCGCCGCCGACGGCACCGTGGTGCGCCGGGCGGGGATCATGTCCGTGGTGCTGGTCGGCGGCACGGTCCGCCCCGGCGACGCCATCGAGGTCGAACTCCCGACCGGCACGCACGAGCCCCTGCGGCCGGTATGA
- a CDS encoding ABC transporter ATP-binding protein, with protein MTGSDEERLLTIATTARTRAALAGLLRPRRLAATIALLVLVAGTVVGLATAPLLGHIVDTVAGGGKNLVWPVVALILVAIVQGVSASIGTGRVARVGEAMLADLRERFVERALHLPLDRVERAGAGDLTSRVTRDVQVVSDAVRTAAPVLARSMLTIVLTIGAIAVLDWRFLLPVLLALPIHLHTVRWYGGTAVRLYAKQRVAVGAQQQQLLESIGGAATVRAFGLADTHVERVRKRSATAVDLALQGIGLLTRFYGRLNLAEFIGLAGVLATGFWLVGTGGATLGTATAAALYFHSLFNPLNAALALADDAQAATASLSRLVGVVDEPVEKPADRVVVDPTVEVAGVGHAYVDGHPVLRDVDLELAPGERVALVGASGAGKTTLAKLIAGVHRPTTGAITLGGVPLAEAARSVALITQEVHVFAGPLTEDLRLARASASDQDVRAALATVGALDWALALPDGLDTVVGDGGHRLTVAQAQQLALARLVLVDPPVAILDEATADAGSAGARELEAAAARALDGRTGLLVAHRLTQAAAADRVVVLEQGRVVESGTHADLVAAGGRYAALWSAWTGTRAESRTG; from the coding sequence TTGACCGGCAGTGACGAGGAGCGGCTCCTCACCATCGCCACGACGGCGCGCACCCGCGCCGCGTTGGCCGGACTCCTGCGACCCCGACGCCTCGCGGCCACGATCGCGCTGCTCGTGCTCGTGGCGGGCACCGTGGTCGGCCTGGCCACCGCGCCCCTGCTGGGGCACATCGTCGACACGGTCGCGGGCGGCGGGAAGAACCTGGTCTGGCCGGTCGTGGCGCTGATCCTCGTGGCGATCGTCCAGGGCGTCTCCGCGTCGATCGGCACCGGCCGGGTGGCGCGGGTCGGCGAGGCGATGCTGGCCGACCTGCGGGAGCGGTTCGTCGAACGGGCCCTGCACCTGCCCCTGGACCGGGTCGAGCGCGCCGGTGCCGGCGACCTCACGTCCCGCGTGACCAGGGACGTCCAGGTGGTGTCCGACGCGGTCCGCACGGCCGCGCCGGTGCTGGCCCGGTCGATGCTGACCATCGTCCTGACGATCGGCGCCATCGCGGTGCTGGACTGGCGCTTCCTGCTCCCGGTCCTGTTGGCGTTGCCGATCCACCTGCACACCGTGCGCTGGTACGGCGGCACGGCCGTGCGCCTCTACGCGAAGCAGCGGGTCGCGGTCGGCGCCCAGCAGCAGCAGTTGCTCGAGTCGATCGGCGGCGCGGCGACCGTCCGCGCGTTCGGCCTGGCGGACACCCACGTCGAGCGCGTCCGGAAGCGGTCCGCGACCGCCGTCGACCTGGCGCTCCAGGGCATCGGCCTGCTCACCCGCTTCTACGGCCGGCTCAACCTGGCCGAGTTCATCGGGCTGGCCGGTGTGCTGGCGACCGGCTTCTGGCTGGTCGGCACCGGCGGCGCCACCCTGGGCACGGCCACCGCGGCGGCCCTGTACTTCCACAGCCTGTTCAACCCGCTCAACGCCGCCCTGGCCCTGGCCGACGACGCGCAGGCCGCGACCGCGTCCCTGTCCCGCCTGGTCGGCGTGGTGGACGAACCGGTCGAGAAGCCGGCGGACCGGGTGGTGGTCGACCCGACCGTCGAGGTCGCGGGCGTGGGGCACGCGTACGTCGACGGCCATCCCGTGCTGCGCGACGTCGACCTGGAACTGGCGCCCGGTGAACGGGTCGCGCTGGTCGGGGCGTCGGGCGCGGGCAAGACCACGCTGGCCAAGCTGATCGCCGGCGTGCACCGGCCGACGACGGGCGCGATCACGCTGGGTGGCGTGCCGCTGGCCGAGGCCGCGCGGTCGGTCGCGTTGATCACCCAGGAGGTGCACGTCTTCGCCGGGCCGCTGACGGAGGACCTGCGCCTGGCCCGCGCTTCCGCGTCGGACCAGGACGTCCGCGCGGCGCTGGCGACGGTCGGCGCGTTGGACTGGGCCCTGGCCCTGCCGGACGGGCTGGACACGGTCGTGGGCGACGGCGGCCACCGGCTCACCGTGGCACAGGCCCAGCAACTGGCCCTGGCCCGCCTGGTGCTCGTCGACCCGCCCGTGGCGATCCTCGACGAGGCCACGGCGGACGCGGGCAGTGCCGGGGCGCGGGAACTGGAAGCCGCGGCGGCCAGGGCACTGGACGGGCGCACGGGTCTGCTCGTGGCACACCGCCTGACCCAGGCCGCGGCGGCGGACCGCGTGGTGGTGCTGGAACAGGGCCGGGTGGTCGAGAGCGGCACCCACGCCGACCTCGTCGCCGCCGGTGGCCGGTACGCGGCGCTGTGGTCGGCGTGGACCGGAACCCGCGCCGAGTCGCGCACGGGCTGA
- a CDS encoding ABC transporter ATP-binding protein has product MNTVLRDAVSGQWRTVSAASVLGAAHQAGEAAVPLLIGVVIDEAVRTGATGRLAWWIGVLALVFVVLSLSFRFSLRCGEAASHRAAHAVRTRLACRVLSGVRGRLSGELAGIATGDAQRVGAVNLALPTAFAAVVGLLVGAVALLRVSAVLGLLILVAAPLLLTAAHFLGKPLERRSDAEQDRAAMASGVAADLVAGLRALKGIGAEDTAAARYRETSRSSMAAAVRAARARAWLDGSMLTLTGIFLAIVALVGGQLAIAGDITVGQLVAAVGLAQFLLWPLTVFSWVNGMFAQGRASAARIAEVLAAPPAVPPGTAHLPAIAGHVELRGVTSGTLRDVTVVARPGELIGVVARDPADALSLLAVLSRDVDPTAGTVTLDGILLSTVDAAELRAALLVAAHDAELFEGSVLANVRDGGSRVAEALAAARVDDVARALPDGLDTTITARGRSLSGGQRQRVALARALAADPPVLVVHDPTTAVDAVTEVALAEGIRRLRAGATTIVVATGPALLAAADRVIFLDTGRVAASGTHADLVTSDDDYRAVVLS; this is encoded by the coding sequence GTGAATACGGTCCTCAGGGACGCCGTGTCGGGCCAGTGGCGGACGGTCTCGGCGGCGTCCGTGCTCGGGGCGGCGCACCAGGCCGGCGAGGCCGCGGTTCCGCTGCTGATCGGCGTCGTGATCGACGAAGCGGTACGCACCGGCGCGACCGGGAGACTGGCGTGGTGGATCGGTGTGCTCGCGCTCGTTTTCGTCGTGCTGTCATTGAGTTTCCGGTTCTCACTGCGCTGTGGTGAGGCCGCCTCGCACCGTGCCGCGCACGCGGTCCGCACCCGGCTGGCGTGCCGCGTCCTGTCGGGCGTGCGCGGTCGGCTGTCGGGCGAGTTGGCGGGCATCGCGACCGGCGACGCGCAACGCGTGGGGGCCGTGAACCTGGCCCTGCCGACGGCGTTCGCCGCGGTCGTCGGACTGCTCGTCGGCGCGGTCGCGTTGCTGCGGGTGTCCGCAGTGTTGGGACTGCTGATCCTCGTAGCGGCACCGCTGCTGTTGACGGCGGCGCACTTCCTGGGCAAGCCCCTGGAACGCCGCAGCGACGCCGAGCAGGACCGCGCGGCCATGGCGTCGGGCGTGGCGGCCGACCTCGTCGCCGGCCTGCGGGCGCTCAAGGGCATCGGCGCCGAGGACACGGCGGCGGCCCGCTACCGGGAGACCAGCCGCTCGTCCATGGCCGCCGCGGTCCGCGCCGCGCGGGCCCGCGCGTGGCTCGACGGCTCGATGCTCACGCTCACCGGCATCTTCCTCGCGATCGTCGCGCTGGTCGGCGGACAGCTCGCGATCGCCGGCGACATCACCGTCGGGCAGCTCGTGGCGGCGGTCGGCCTGGCCCAGTTCCTGTTGTGGCCCTTGACCGTCTTCTCGTGGGTCAACGGCATGTTCGCGCAGGGCCGGGCGTCGGCCGCCCGGATCGCCGAGGTGCTCGCCGCTCCCCCGGCCGTGCCGCCGGGCACCGCGCACCTGCCCGCGATCGCGGGCCACGTCGAACTGCGCGGCGTGACCTCGGGAACGCTGCGGGACGTCACCGTCGTCGCCCGGCCGGGCGAGCTGATCGGTGTGGTGGCCCGCGATCCGGCGGACGCGCTGTCCCTGCTGGCGGTCCTGTCCCGCGACGTCGACCCGACCGCGGGCACCGTGACCCTCGACGGCATCCTGCTGTCCACTGTGGACGCGGCGGAACTGCGCGCGGCCCTGCTCGTCGCGGCGCACGACGCCGAGCTGTTCGAGGGCTCGGTCCTGGCCAACGTCCGCGACGGCGGCAGCCGCGTGGCCGAGGCGCTGGCGGCCGCCCGTGTCGACGACGTGGCCCGCGCGCTTCCCGACGGCCTGGACACGACGATCACCGCACGCGGCCGTTCGCTCTCGGGCGGCCAACGCCAACGCGTCGCCCTGGCCCGCGCCCTGGCCGCGGACCCGCCCGTGCTGGTCGTCCACGACCCCACGACCGCGGTCGACGCCGTCACCGAGGTGGCCCTCGCCGAGGGCATCCGGCGGCTGCGCGCCGGCGCCACCACGATCGTCGTCGCCACCGGACCCGCCCTGTTGGCCGCCGCCGACCGGGTGATCTTCCTCGACACCGGCCGGGTGGCCGCATCCGGCACCCACGCCGATCTGGTGACATCGGACGACGACTACCGAGCGGTGGTGCTGAGTTGA